A region from the Pempheris klunzingeri isolate RE-2024b chromosome 17, fPemKlu1.hap1, whole genome shotgun sequence genome encodes:
- the LOC139217390 gene encoding cysteine protease atg4da-like, producing the protein MDPRTPSARSEGLSPADDPMDDWFFLPSESAGPRILEASREDQEAEDRGKLKSKLVSAWNSVKYGWSLKQKSKFSKSSPVIMLGKSYELRDQGEREHFRRTFTSLLWMTYRRGFPTLAGCSLTTDSGWGCVLRTGQMLLAQGLLLHLMPPGWTWSVSHHAVKDDMDLPVAHHTDTAEQRLDFKEGPGKRGRKLSLDSRLDRPPEATHRQVVSWFADHPAVPFGIHQLVELGKSSGKKAGDWYGPSIAAHILRKAVAASVDLPNLAVYVAQDCTIYLEDVRSLCERPPAQSWKSIIILVPVRLGGQDLNPSYITCVKKLLTLQCCIGIIGGKPKHSLFFVGFQDDHLLYLDPHYCQPTVDVAKKNFPLESFHCKYPRKMAFSRMDPSCTIGFYAKTQRDFESLCTAVNESLSTSAETYPMFIFAEGKSQEEEESNAPTNNITYIQRKTERKRVDTSNSMDEFVLL; encoded by the exons ATGGATCCCCGCACCCCGTCAGCTCGTAGCGAGGGCCTGTCCCCCGCCGATGACCCAATGGACGACTGGTTCTTTCTCCCCTCCGAGTCTGCTGGGCCTCGCATCCTGGAAGCGAGCAGGgaagaccaggaggcagaggacagaggcaAACTCAAATCCAAGTTGGTCTCGGCGTGGAACAGCGTCAAATATG GTTGGTCCTTAAAGCAGAAATCCAAATTCAGCAAGAGCTCTCCTGTGATCATGCTTGGGAAATCCTATGAGCTCAGGGATCAAG GGGAAAGAGAGCATTTCCGTCGCACCTTCACATCTCTCCTGTGGATGACGTACAGACGGGGCTTCCCTACTCTGGCAGGCTGCTCTCTGACCACCGACAGCGGCTGGGGTTGCGTCCTACGCACGGGGCAGATGCTGCTGGCACAAGGCCTGCTCCTACACCTCATGCCGCCAg GTTGGACTTGGTCCGTGAGCCACCACGCCGTCAAAGATGACATGGACCTGCCGGTGGCTCACCACACggacacagcagagcagagactgGATTTTAAGGAGGGCCCCGGAAAGAGGGGCCGAAAGCTGAGCTTGGATTCCCGCCTGGACAGACCCCCGGAGGCTACTCACAGACAGGTGGTGTCATGGTTTGCAGACCATCCTGCCGTCCCTTTTGGGATCCACCAGCTCGTGGAGTTGGGAAAAAGCTCCGGGAAGAAGGCTGGGGACTGGTATGGACCCTCCATCGCAGCACATATCCTGCG GAAAGCTGTGGCAGCGTCCGTGGACCTTCCCAATCTAGCCGTGTATGTTGCACAAGATTGCACCA TCTACTTGGAGGATGTGAGGAGTTTGTGCGAGCGGCCTCCTGCTCAGTCCTGGAAATCCATCATCATCCTGGTTCCTGTGCGACTTGGGGGACAAGATCTCAATCCCTCCTACATCACTTGTGTCAAA AAACTTTTGACATTACAATGCTGCATTGGGATCATCGGGGGCAAACCAAAGCACTCTTTGTTCTTCGTCGGCTTCCAGG ATGACCACCTGCTGTACTTGGACCCTCACTACTGCCAGCCCACAGTGGACGTAGCAAAGAAGAACTTTCCCTTGGAG TCGTTTCACTGTAAATATCCCAGGAAAATGGCATTCTCCCGCATGGACCCGAGCTGCACCATAGGATTCTATGCTAAAACTCAAAGGGACTTTGAATCACTGTGCACGGCTGTTAATGAG TCTCTCTCTACATCTGCAGAGACGTACCCCATGTTTATATTTGCAGAAGGAAAaagtcaggaggaggaggaaagcaaCGCACCCACAAACAATATCACCTACATCCAGAGGAAGACTGAACGGAAAAGAGTCGACACCAGCAACAGCATGGACGAGTTTGTTCTATTATGA